The Coffea arabica cultivar ET-39 chromosome 2c, Coffea Arabica ET-39 HiFi, whole genome shotgun sequence genome includes the window TGGAGGGACTTGCCTAGTGGTGCTGGAATATCCCTCGCAATGCCAACTTCGCAGAAGTCGTGAAAAGCAAATTATGCGTCTAGAGCTTTGTTGTGAAATTCGCTATTTCAGACCGGCTCTTTTGGAGCTCTCGCTCTCTTTCGCGCTCTCTCGTTGTTGTTGATATggtttaaataaaaatatttagatTGTGACGGAAGTGGTAACGGGAAACATTTTCACTTAAAAAAAAGacaattttaaaatatatgtaTTTCTTCAGttagttcaaaatttataataaaatgGTTTCTACCTCTAAATTTGAAGAATGATATTCAGTaaacatttttaaaatattttttgtttAGCAGAAGTGCCGTCACTCCAAACAGGCTCCTAACTCCAGCAGCTTCGAGCGAAAGGCCGAAGTTGATGATGATGCATCCATCACTTGCAACTTGTAACCGGCTTCATTAAAATTTTCTGTGCTATGGAAGCCGCTGCTGAATGTTCCCTTCTAGCCCAGTCCACCTCAACCGCCAAGATTGTCTATGAGTCAGATCTAAGAGTCCAGAACCCGCAATCCGGCAAAGATAAAGCTTCAGAACAAATTCGGGTCGTGAGTGAATTTGGGCTgttaaatttaaaaaaggatGGACTGGCTGGCGACTAGTCTGACAATGAAACCCATTTGGGGACTTGTATAGAATCACAAATGATGGATGGCATCTATTAATGAGATTCGCAACAAACACATACGGCATGATTGTCTCTCTGGCTAGGCAGCTAAATTATATGGACATTTGGCCGGTGCGCTTATTTAGCGCGGGATCTGAGATTTGGACATGttcaatttgattttatttttcaactAAGAGTTCCAACCAGACAACACCTGCACTGTTAATCAGACGTTTTTCAACTTGGTGTGGAAAACTGGGGAGATAACAACGCGCCCTGTGTCGTTACCAGCAGAAGGTAATTCTTGTTGTAGTCTTCTGGTAGAGTTGAGTTTGGATTTGCAATCGCATGTTATTACAAAGAAAATAAGTAGAATACTTGTGTTGAattagaaggaaaaaaggaaaaagaaaagatcagTACTATTGGGATCTTCAAGGCCCTTTGGGGGTCAATCTGGACTCCCAAAACGACTCGCGTAAGGAAAAGCCCATGTCCTGCAATAATTCACACTTGCCCAATCTTATCTCATCCATCACGATTAAATAGCATCATGATTGATTCATGCCTTGTCTGATCCTGTTTGCTACCGAATTCACTCGCTAGAGAGTTCCAAAACCTTCATCAAAATCTTCCTCACGAtgtcatcttcttcatcatacAAGAAATACGAAATCAGGAAGAGAAACCCTGACCCCAAATCCTCAGTTTTGCTAGTGATTGATATGCAGAATTACTTTTACTCCATGGCCAAGCCAATTTTACCTGCCATTAACACCACTATTGAGCTGTGCAGGGATGCTTCGATTCCCATCATATTCACTCGCCACCGCCATAAGTCCCCTCAAGACTATGGAATGCTATGGGAGTGGTGGAATGGTGATCTCATCATGGATGGCACACCTGAGGCAGAGCTCATACCCGACTTGGATAGAGGGGAGGATGATTTAGTTGTCGAGAAG containing:
- the LOC113726576 gene encoding nicotinamidase 2-like, with translation MSSSSSYKKYEIRKRNPDPKSSVLLVIDMQNYFYSMAKPILPAINTTIELCRDASIPIIFTRHRHKSPQDYGMLWEWWNGDLIMDGTPEAELIPDLDRGEDDLVVEKNTYSAFRGTNLEEELVNMGGVKEVMVTGVMTNLCCETTAREAFIRGFKVFFSTDATATSSPDLHDATLKNMAYGFAYLVDCERLQAAFSKSSSSHLST